The Streptomyces laurentii genome contains a region encoding:
- a CDS encoding hypothetical protein (Holliday junction resolvases (HJRs) are endonucleases that specifically resolve Holliday junction DNA intermediates during homologous recombination. HJR's occur in archaea, bacteria, and in the mitochondria of certain fungi, however this CD includes...; cl00243;~RNA binding site [nucleotide binding];~S1_Tex: The C-terminal S1 domain of a transcription accessory factor called Tex, which has been characterized in Bordetella pertussis and Pseudomonas aeruginosa. The tex gene is essential in Bortella pertusis and is named for its role in toxin expression; cd05685;~Tex-like protein N-terminal domain; pfam09371;~Transcriptional accessory protein [Transcription]; COG2183;~identified by MetaGeneAnnotator; putative;~transcriptional accessory protein [Amycolatopsis mediterranei U32]), whose translation MSDPAECIRKLEAREGGSDIVTTSIEARIAEELGVRERQVKAAVELLDGGSTVPFIARYRKEATEMLDDAQLRTLEERLRYLRELEDRRAAVLDSVREQGKLTPELEARILGADTKARLEDIYLPFKPKRRTKAQIAREAGLEPLAEGLLADPSVEPAAAAAAFVDAGKGVADPAAALDGARSILTEKFSEDADLIGELRERMWGRGRLAARVREGKEEAGAKFADYFDFTEPFTELPSHRVLAMLRGEKEDVLSLELEPEEPSESSSVPSSYEPIVAHRFGVADRGRPGDKWLLDTVRWAWRTRILVHLGIDLRLRLRTAAEDESVRVFAANLRDLLLAAPAGTRATLGLDPGFRTGVKVAVIDATGKVVATDTVYPHVPANRWDESLAKLARLAKEHAVELVAIGNGTASRETDKLAGELLAKHPELNLTKVMVSEAGASVYSASAFASQELPDMDVSLRGAVSIARRLQDPLAELVKIDPKSIGVGQYQHDLSEVKLSRSLDAVVEDCVNGVGVDVNTASAPLLSRVSGISAGLAENIVAHRDAHGPFRSRRALKDVSRLGPKAYEQCAGFLRIRGGDDPLDASSVHPEAYPVVRRMVKTSGGEVAALIGNTGVLRSLRADDFVDETFGLPTVTDILKELEKPGRDPRPAFKTATFKEGVEKIGDLVAGLVLEGVVTNVAAFGAFVDVGVHQDGLVHVSAMSKSFVKDPRDVVKPGDVVKVKVLDVDIPRKRISLTLRLDDEAEREPGGAAPKRERGERGQRGERAERADRGERGGDRGGQGGRPPQQRRGDRSQAAAPAPANSAMADALRKAGLLNEGGSGGRGGRGKR comes from the coding sequence GTGAGCGACCCGGCAGAATGCATCCGCAAGCTTGAGGCACGAGAAGGCGGGTCGGACATCGTGACGACGTCCATCGAAGCAAGGATCGCCGAGGAGCTCGGGGTACGCGAGCGGCAGGTGAAGGCCGCCGTCGAACTGCTCGACGGCGGTTCGACGGTGCCGTTCATCGCGCGCTACCGCAAGGAAGCGACCGAGATGCTCGACGACGCGCAGCTGCGCACCCTGGAGGAGCGGCTGCGGTATCTGCGTGAGCTGGAGGACCGGCGGGCCGCCGTCCTCGACTCCGTACGCGAACAGGGCAAGCTGACGCCCGAGCTGGAGGCACGGATCCTCGGCGCCGACACCAAGGCGCGGCTGGAGGACATCTATCTGCCGTTCAAGCCGAAGCGGCGGACCAAGGCGCAGATCGCCCGCGAGGCCGGGCTCGAACCGCTGGCCGAGGGGCTGCTCGCCGACCCGTCGGTGGAACCGGCCGCCGCCGCGGCGGCGTTCGTGGACGCCGGCAAGGGCGTCGCGGACCCGGCCGCCGCGCTGGACGGGGCACGGTCGATCCTCACCGAGAAGTTCTCGGAGGACGCCGACCTCATCGGCGAGCTGCGCGAACGGATGTGGGGCCGCGGCCGGCTGGCCGCCCGGGTACGCGAGGGCAAGGAGGAGGCGGGCGCGAAGTTCGCCGACTACTTCGACTTCACCGAGCCGTTCACCGAGCTGCCCTCGCACCGCGTCCTGGCGATGCTGCGCGGCGAGAAGGAGGACGTGCTCAGCCTGGAGCTGGAGCCGGAGGAGCCTTCCGAGTCCTCGTCCGTGCCCTCGTCGTACGAGCCGATCGTCGCGCACCGCTTCGGCGTGGCCGACCGGGGGCGGCCCGGCGACAAGTGGCTGCTCGACACGGTGCGCTGGGCCTGGCGCACCCGGATCCTGGTGCACCTCGGCATCGATCTGCGGCTGCGGCTGCGGACGGCCGCCGAGGACGAGTCGGTCCGGGTCTTCGCCGCGAACCTGCGCGACCTGCTGCTGGCCGCGCCGGCCGGGACGCGGGCGACGCTCGGCCTCGACCCCGGTTTCCGTACGGGCGTGAAGGTCGCCGTCATCGACGCGACCGGCAAGGTGGTCGCCACCGACACCGTCTACCCGCACGTGCCGGCCAACCGGTGGGACGAGTCGCTGGCGAAGCTGGCCCGGCTCGCCAAGGAGCACGCGGTCGAGCTGGTCGCCATCGGCAACGGCACCGCGTCCCGCGAGACCGACAAGCTGGCCGGTGAACTCCTCGCCAAGCACCCCGAGTTGAACCTGACGAAGGTGATGGTCTCGGAGGCCGGCGCCTCCGTGTACTCGGCCTCGGCGTTCGCCTCGCAGGAACTCCCGGACATGGACGTGTCGTTGCGCGGCGCGGTGTCCATCGCGCGCCGGCTCCAGGACCCGCTGGCCGAGCTGGTGAAGATCGACCCGAAGTCGATCGGTGTCGGCCAGTACCAGCACGACCTGTCCGAGGTGAAGCTGTCGCGCTCGCTCGACGCGGTCGTCGAGGACTGTGTGAACGGTGTCGGCGTCGACGTCAACACCGCGTCCGCGCCGCTGCTTTCGCGGGTCTCCGGCATCAGCGCGGGCCTCGCCGAGAACATCGTCGCCCACCGCGACGCGCACGGCCCCTTCCGCTCCCGGCGGGCGCTGAAGGACGTCTCGCGGCTCGGCCCGAAGGCGTACGAGCAGTGCGCGGGCTTCCTGCGGATCCGGGGCGGCGACGACCCGCTCGACGCGTCGTCGGTGCACCCGGAGGCGTACCCCGTGGTGCGCCGGATGGTGAAGACCTCGGGCGGCGAGGTCGCCGCGCTGATCGGCAACACGGGTGTGCTGCGCAGCCTGCGCGCGGACGACTTCGTCGACGAGACCTTCGGTCTGCCGACGGTCACCGACATCCTGAAGGAACTGGAGAAGCCGGGCCGCGACCCGCGGCCCGCGTTCAAGACGGCCACCTTCAAGGAGGGCGTCGAGAAGATCGGCGACCTGGTGGCGGGCCTGGTCCTGGAGGGCGTCGTCACCAATGTCGCGGCCTTCGGCGCGTTCGTGGACGTCGGCGTGCACCAGGACGGTCTGGTGCACGTGTCGGCCATGTCGAAGTCCTTCGTCAAGGACCCGCGCGACGTGGTGAAGCCGGGCGACGTGGTGAAGGTGAAGGTCCTGGACGTCGACATCCCGCGCAAGCGGATCTCGCTGACGCTCCGGCTGGACGACGAGGCGGAGCGGGAGCCGGGCGGTGCCGCGCCGAAGCGCGAGCGGGGTGAGCGCGGCCAGCGAGGCGAGCGGGCCGAGCGCGCGGACCGCGGCGAGCGGGGCGGGGACCGGGGCGGCCAGGGCGGCCGTCCGCCGCAGCAGCGGCGCGGTGACCGCAGTCAGGCCGCCGCTCCCGCGCCCGCCAACAGCGCGATGGCGGACGCCCTGCGGAAGGCCGGCCTGCTGAACGAGGGCGGCTCGGGCGGCCGGGGCGGTCGCGGCAAGCGCTGA
- a CDS encoding salK protein (SalK [Streptomyces fulvissimus DSM40593];~UniProt-pubmed:11572948; UniProt-pubmed:21463507; UniProt-pubmed:18375553; UniProt-pubmed:20581206; UniProt-pubmed:12000953; UniProt-pubmed:20064060; UniProt-pubmed:21551298;~identified by MetaGeneAnnotator; putative), with protein sequence MTNPPPHAVRRCAHPVNLLHSTLYFSPDLDAGFRRLGIEDRSTPALAARSAPLGAVGAGTVAAAFYTYDHGFLAERLPAVWETVSPAAALGIRLGAVDTTLRRLLGEEAVASPAMAEAADLALRAAEGGGRHARPLYSGNADLPVPDAAHLRLWHAATLLREHRGDGHLTALLGAGLDPVEALVSHTATGRGLTPRWILDTRGWRQDDWDAAVERLRGRGLLDADGELTTAGTALRESLEEETDRLDAAPYARLGADGVARLTELAKGFLATALGAGAYPTGLTGKR encoded by the coding sequence ATGACGAACCCGCCTCCGCACGCCGTGCGCCGCTGCGCCCACCCCGTCAACCTGCTGCACTCGACCCTCTACTTCTCGCCCGATCTGGACGCCGGGTTCCGGCGGCTCGGGATCGAGGACCGGAGCACGCCCGCGCTGGCCGCCCGCAGCGCTCCGCTGGGCGCCGTCGGCGCGGGTACGGTCGCGGCGGCCTTCTACACCTACGACCACGGCTTCCTCGCCGAGCGGCTGCCCGCGGTATGGGAGACCGTCTCCCCCGCCGCCGCGCTCGGGATCCGGCTGGGAGCCGTCGACACCACCCTGCGCCGGCTGCTCGGCGAGGAGGCGGTCGCCTCGCCCGCGATGGCCGAGGCGGCCGACCTGGCGCTGCGCGCCGCCGAGGGCGGCGGCCGGCACGCCCGCCCGCTGTACTCCGGCAACGCCGACCTGCCGGTGCCGGACGCCGCGCACCTGCGCCTGTGGCACGCCGCCACCCTGCTGCGCGAGCACCGCGGCGACGGTCATCTGACGGCGCTGCTCGGTGCCGGGCTCGACCCGGTGGAGGCGCTGGTGAGCCACACCGCCACCGGCCGGGGGCTGACCCCGCGCTGGATCCTCGACACCCGCGGCTGGCGGCAGGACGACTGGGACGCGGCCGTGGAGCGGCTGCGCGGGCGCGGACTGCTCGACGCGGACGGGGAACTCACCACTGCGGGCACCGCCCTGCGCGAGTCCCTGGAGGAGGAGACGGACCGGCTGGACGCCGCGCCGTACGCCCGGCTGGGCGCCGACGGGGTGGCGCGGCTGACCGAACTGGCCAAGGGCTTCCTGGCGACGGCACTGGGCGCGGGCGCCTATCCGACGGGGCTCACCGGCAAGCGCTGA
- a CDS encoding transcriptional regulator, araC family (AraC transcriptional regulators havinga Type 1 glutamine amidotransferase (GATase1)-like domain; cd03137;~Bacterial regulatory helix-turn-helix proteins, AraC family; pfam00165;~Transcriptional regulator containing an amidase domain and an AraC-type DNA-binding HTH domain [Transcription];~Transcriptional regulator, AraC family [Streptomyces venezuelae ATCC10712];~conserved cys residue [active];~identified by MetaGeneAnnotator; putative), which produces MTQRSRSVLVVLYDGVQTLDVTGPVEVFAGGARAAGRPGAYTIRTASLDGGPVRTSCGLRILPDTSLAEAVAGGPPHTLLVPGGHGSRTPDPGLIAWLRTHASAAERLVGVCTGTVLLAEAGQLDGHRVTTHWVACEPLARDHPEVTVDPDPIFVRDGRITTSAGVTAGIDLALALLEEDLGRDAALTVARYLVVFLRRPGNQAQFSAPLAIQTARREPLRDVQHWIAEHPEDDLSVPVLAARARLSPRHFARAFRAETGTTPGRYVDRVRLEHARRLLEESARGVEEVARAAGYGTPEAMRRAFVKALGTPPADYRRRFHAPIG; this is translated from the coding sequence ATGACCCAGCGATCGCGATCTGTCCTGGTCGTCCTCTATGACGGTGTGCAGACCCTCGACGTGACAGGGCCCGTCGAGGTCTTCGCCGGCGGCGCCCGGGCCGCGGGCCGGCCCGGCGCGTACACGATCCGTACGGCCTCTCTGGACGGCGGTCCGGTCCGCACCAGTTGCGGGCTGCGGATCCTGCCCGACACCTCGCTCGCCGAGGCCGTCGCCGGCGGCCCGCCGCACACCCTGCTCGTGCCCGGCGGCCACGGCAGCCGCACACCCGACCCGGGGCTCATCGCCTGGCTGCGCACGCACGCCTCGGCCGCGGAGCGGCTGGTCGGGGTGTGCACGGGCACCGTGCTGCTCGCCGAGGCCGGACAGCTGGACGGTCACCGGGTGACCACGCACTGGGTCGCCTGCGAGCCGCTGGCCCGCGACCACCCCGAGGTGACGGTGGACCCGGACCCGATCTTCGTCAGGGATGGCCGGATCACGACCTCCGCCGGGGTCACCGCGGGCATCGACCTCGCGCTCGCGCTCCTGGAGGAGGACCTGGGCCGGGACGCCGCCCTCACCGTCGCCCGCTATCTCGTCGTCTTCCTGCGCCGGCCGGGCAACCAGGCCCAGTTCAGCGCCCCGCTGGCCATCCAGACCGCCCGGCGTGAGCCGCTGCGGGACGTCCAGCACTGGATCGCCGAGCACCCCGAGGACGATCTGTCGGTGCCGGTGCTCGCCGCCCGCGCCCGGCTGTCGCCGCGGCACTTCGCCCGCGCCTTCCGCGCCGAGACCGGCACCACCCCCGGCCGCTACGTCGACCGGGTCCGCCTGGAACACGCCCGCCGGCTCCTGGAGGAGTCCGCGCGCGGTGTCGAGGAGGTCGCGCGCGCCGCCGGATACGGCACCCCGGAGGCGATGCGCCGCGCCTTCGTGAAGGCCCTGGGCACCCCGCCCGCGGACTACCGGCGCCGCTTCCACGCCCCCATCGGCTGA
- a CDS encoding thiJ/pfpI family protein (Putative intracellular protease/amidase [General function prediction only]; COG0693;~ThiJ or PfpI family protein [Streptomyces venezuelae ATCC10712];~Type 1 glutamine amidotransferase (GATase1)-like domain foundin a subgroup of proteins similarto PfpI from Pyrococcus furiosus; cd03139;~conserved cys residue [active];~identified by MetaGeneAnnotator; putative) translates to MQIAVLLYDRFTTLDAVGPYELLGRLPGAETVFVAKEPGPVRNDQGSLALVADRALADVPHPDLVLVPGGPGARTAAGDPEIQDWLRTVDATSTWTTSVCTGSLVLGGAGLLAGRRATTHWLTYDQLRAYGAEPTGERVVFDDKYVTAAGVSSGIDMALHLIGRIAGDTAAQTIQLLIEYDPQPPYDAGSPEKAPAEVVAYWRGVPVEELESRKG, encoded by the coding sequence ATGCAGATCGCCGTTCTCCTCTACGACCGCTTCACCACGCTCGACGCCGTCGGCCCCTACGAACTCCTCGGCCGCCTCCCCGGCGCCGAGACCGTCTTCGTGGCCAAGGAGCCCGGCCCCGTGCGCAACGACCAGGGCAGCCTCGCGCTGGTCGCCGACCGGGCCCTCGCGGACGTGCCGCACCCCGACCTCGTGCTGGTCCCGGGCGGCCCTGGCGCGCGGACGGCGGCGGGCGACCCGGAGATTCAGGACTGGCTCCGTACGGTCGACGCCACCAGCACCTGGACCACCTCGGTGTGCACCGGCTCGCTGGTCCTCGGCGGCGCCGGGCTGCTCGCCGGCCGGCGGGCCACCACCCACTGGCTGACGTACGACCAGCTGCGGGCGTACGGCGCCGAGCCGACCGGCGAGCGGGTGGTGTTCGACGACAAGTACGTGACCGCGGCCGGGGTCTCCTCCGGCATCGACATGGCCCTGCACCTGATCGGCCGGATCGCGGGCGACACGGCCGCGCAGACCATCCAGCTGCTCATCGAGTACGACCCGCAGCCCCCGTACGACGCCGGATCGCCGGAGAAGGCGCCGGCCGAGGTCGTCGCGTACTGGCGCGGTGTGCCGGTCGAGGAGCTGGAGTCGCGGAAGGGCTGA
- a CDS encoding enoyl CoA hydratase (Crotonase/Enoyl-Coenzyme A (CoA) hydratase superfamily. This superfamily contains a diverse set of enzymes including enoyl-CoA hydratase, napthoate synthase, methylmalonyl-CoA decarboxylase, 3-hydoxybutyryl-CoA dehydratase, and dienoyl-CoA isomerase; cd06558;~enoyl CoA hydratase [Streptomyces lividans TK24];~enoyl-CoA hydratase; Provisional;~identified by MetaGeneAnnotator; putative;~oxyanion hole (OAH) forming residues;~substrate binding site [chemical binding];~trimer interface [polypeptide binding]), whose protein sequence is MEPQLTVRVADEVATVVIDHPAKRNAMTAGMWRSLPGLLAPLAADPAVRALVLTGAGTTFCAGADISTLREPGDEQQTLAVQAEEALAAFPKPTLAAIRGYCVGGGSQLAAACDLRFAEEGARFGVTPAKLGIVYAASSTRRLAALVGPSAAKYLLFSGELIDTERALRTGLVDEVLPAGELDKRVAEFTRTLVSRSLLTQAAAKEFADGRTDRDAHWAGQTHGSGDTAEGVAAFLERRPPRFTYGR, encoded by the coding sequence ATGGAGCCGCAGCTGACCGTCCGCGTCGCCGACGAGGTCGCCACCGTCGTCATCGACCATCCCGCCAAGCGCAACGCCATGACCGCCGGCATGTGGCGGTCGCTGCCCGGCCTGCTCGCGCCGCTCGCCGCCGACCCCGCCGTCCGGGCGCTGGTGCTCACCGGCGCGGGCACCACCTTCTGCGCCGGCGCGGACATCTCCACGCTGCGCGAGCCGGGCGACGAGCAGCAGACGCTGGCCGTGCAGGCGGAGGAGGCGCTGGCCGCGTTCCCGAAGCCGACGCTGGCGGCCATCCGCGGCTACTGCGTCGGCGGCGGCAGCCAGCTCGCCGCCGCCTGCGATCTGCGCTTCGCCGAGGAGGGCGCCCGTTTCGGGGTGACCCCGGCGAAGCTCGGCATCGTCTACGCGGCCTCCTCCACCCGGCGGCTCGCCGCGCTCGTCGGACCCTCGGCCGCCAAGTACCTGTTGTTCTCGGGCGAGTTGATCGACACCGAGCGGGCGCTGCGCACCGGGCTCGTCGACGAGGTGCTGCCGGCCGGCGAACTCGACAAGCGGGTCGCCGAGTTCACCCGTACCCTCGTCTCCCGCTCGCTGCTCACCCAGGCGGCGGCCAAGGAGTTCGCGGACGGCCGCACCGACCGCGACGCCCACTGGGCCGGGCAGACGCACGGCAGCGGCGACACCGCGGAGGGTGTCGCCGCCTTCCTGGAGCGGCGCCCGCCGCGCTTCACGTACGGGCGCTGA
- a CDS encoding HDED protein (HDED protein [Streptomyces venezuelae ATCC10712];~identified by MetaGeneAnnotator; putative), translating to MRRMLSGHPVRTIKKGARGGTPMVRRKTHPGPETGPPDAAAEMTREGKRLSRNFGLLAGLGALLIAGGIVGLIYTGVATLTSMLLFGWLLLIGGVVGLAHAVASRGTRYFWLAAVVAALNIAAGIIVIRYPVESAEALTMFAALLFLTGGLFRLVGSVVVRGPQFGWTLLQGAFGLLLGILVLVDWPHSSLYVLGTFFSLALLFDGLGLVAMGVGGRRIVSMVTPAPPPAK from the coding sequence ATGCGCCGGATGCTATCCGGGCACCCCGTACGTACGATCAAGAAGGGGGCGCGAGGAGGTACGCCCATGGTCCGCAGGAAGACGCACCCCGGCCCGGAGACGGGTCCGCCGGACGCCGCCGCGGAGATGACACGGGAGGGCAAACGGCTCAGCCGGAACTTCGGACTGCTCGCGGGGCTCGGTGCCCTGCTCATCGCCGGCGGGATCGTCGGCCTGATCTACACCGGGGTCGCCACCCTCACCTCCATGCTGCTCTTCGGCTGGCTGCTGCTGATCGGCGGGGTCGTCGGTCTCGCGCACGCCGTCGCGTCGCGCGGGACCCGCTACTTCTGGCTGGCGGCCGTGGTCGCGGCGCTGAACATCGCGGCCGGGATCATCGTCATCCGCTACCCGGTGGAGTCGGCCGAGGCGCTGACCATGTTCGCGGCGCTGCTGTTCCTCACCGGCGGGCTGTTCCGGCTCGTCGGCAGCGTGGTGGTGCGCGGACCGCAGTTCGGCTGGACGCTGCTCCAGGGCGCGTTCGGGCTGCTGCTCGGCATCCTGGTGCTCGTGGACTGGCCGCACAGCAGTCTGTACGTGCTGGGGACGTTCTTCTCGCTGGCGCTGCTCTTCGACGGACTCGGCCTGGTGGCGATGGGTGTGGGCGGCCGCCGGATCGTCAGTATGGTCACACCAGCGCCACCGCCTGCGAAGTAG
- a CDS encoding regulatory protein (ATP binding site [chemical binding];~Evidence 3 : Function proposed based on presence of conserved amino acid motif, structural feature or limited homology;~Histidine kinase-like ATPase domain; pfam13581;~Histidine kinase-like ATPases; This family includes several ATP-binding proteins for example: histidine kinase, DNA gyrase B, topoisomerases, heat shock protein HSP90, phytochrome-like ATPases and DNA mismatch repair proteins; cd00075;~Mg2+ binding site [ion binding];~identified by MetaGeneAnnotator; putative;~regulatory protein [Streptomyces cattleya NRRL 8057 = DSM46488]), which yields MESRGSVPVRPSSYEGVWRFTAPAVDVSVPQARHAVRDLLIRQHVPIHDDTVQGLLLIISELVTNAVKHAALLSPEIAVEVAIGAEWIRVSVEDNHPYRPKALEADCGRTGGRGLLLVREIAREAGGSCDVEHTASGGKIIWAALPLNPFVPGPAPADTAPAVSHIPPAASVPERTPAPGLRAPAEAPGSSAPAPGLYAPGLPVPGVPGPAGL from the coding sequence ATGGAGAGCCGCGGGAGCGTACCCGTCCGGCCATCGTCCTACGAAGGGGTCTGGCGCTTCACCGCTCCCGCGGTCGACGTGTCCGTGCCGCAGGCCCGGCACGCCGTTCGCGACCTCCTGATCCGGCAGCACGTCCCGATCCACGACGACACCGTCCAGGGACTCCTCCTGATCATCTCCGAGCTGGTCACCAACGCGGTCAAACACGCGGCGCTGCTCTCCCCGGAGATAGCGGTGGAGGTGGCGATCGGGGCGGAGTGGATCCGGGTGTCCGTCGAGGACAACCACCCCTACCGCCCCAAGGCCCTGGAGGCCGACTGCGGCCGGACCGGGGGTCGCGGGCTGCTCCTGGTCCGCGAGATCGCCCGCGAGGCCGGCGGGTCCTGCGACGTGGAGCACACCGCGAGCGGCGGGAAGATCATCTGGGCGGCGCTGCCCCTGAATCCGTTCGTCCCGGGCCCGGCCCCCGCGGACACGGCCCCCGCCGTCTCGCACATCCCGCCCGCCGCTTCCGTGCCGGAACGGACGCCCGCCCCCGGGCTCCGGGCGCCGGCCGAGGCGCCGGGCTCGTCCGCCCCCGCGCCGGGCCTGTACGCGCCCGGCCTCCCGGTCCCGGGCGTCCCCGGCCCGGCCGGCCTCTGA
- a CDS encoding isopentenyl-diphosphate delta-isomerase (Isopentenyl diphosphate (IPP) isomerase, a member of theNudix hydrolase superfamily, isa key enzyme in the isoprenoid biosynthetic pathway. Isoprenoids comprise a large family of natural products including sterols, carotenoids, dolichols and prenylated...; cd02885;~identified by MetaGeneAnnotator; putative;~isopentenyl-diphosphate delta-isomerase [Streptomyces roseosporus NRRL15998];~metal binding site [ion binding];~nudix motif), translating into MPTTPVTLAHSSPSGLGPVSAEEPIMLELVDEAGVTIGTAEKLAAHQAPGQLHRAFSVFLFDEAGRLLLQRRALGKYHSPGVWSNTCCGHPYPGEAPFAAAARRTYEELGVSPSLLAEAGTVRYNHPDPASGLVEQEFNHLFVGLVQATPLPDPEEIGETAFVTADELAERHAAVPFSAWFMTVLDAARPAIKELTGQSGGW; encoded by the coding sequence ATGCCGACCACACCAGTCACCCTGGCTCACAGTTCGCCGAGCGGCCTCGGGCCGGTCTCGGCCGAGGAGCCGATCATGCTCGAACTGGTCGACGAGGCCGGCGTCACGATCGGTACGGCGGAGAAGCTCGCCGCGCACCAGGCGCCGGGGCAGTTGCACCGCGCCTTCTCCGTCTTCCTCTTCGACGAGGCCGGACGGCTGCTGCTCCAGCGCCGGGCGCTCGGGAAGTACCACTCCCCCGGTGTGTGGTCGAACACCTGCTGCGGCCACCCCTACCCGGGCGAGGCGCCGTTCGCGGCGGCGGCCCGGCGCACCTACGAGGAGCTGGGCGTCTCGCCGTCGCTGCTCGCGGAGGCGGGGACGGTCCGCTACAACCACCCGGACCCGGCCTCGGGCCTGGTGGAGCAGGAGTTCAACCACCTCTTCGTCGGCCTGGTGCAGGCGACTCCGCTGCCGGACCCGGAGGAGATCGGCGAGACCGCCTTCGTGACGGCGGACGAGCTCGCGGAGCGGCACGCGGCCGTACCGTTCTCCGCCTGGTTCATGACGGTGCTGGACGCGGCGCGTCCGGCGATCAAGGAGCTGACGGGGCAGTCCGGGGGCTGGTGA